A genomic window from Buteo buteo chromosome 13, bButBut1.hap1.1, whole genome shotgun sequence includes:
- the RPS27L gene encoding ribosomal protein eS27-like — MPLAKDLVHPSLEDEKRKHKKKRLVQSPNSYFMDVKCPGCYKITTVFSHAQTVVLCVGCSTVLCQPTGGKARLTEGCSFRRKQH, encoded by the exons ATGCCC CTGGCTAAAGATCTAGTGCATCCCTCCTTGGAGGATGAGAAgagaaagcacaaaaagaagCGTCTTGTGCAGAGCCCAAACTCCTACTTCATGGATGTAAAGTGTCCAg GATGCTACAAGATCACCACCGTATTCAGCCATGCTCAGACAGTAGTTCTGTGTGTAGGTTGCTCAACTGTCCTGTGTCAGCCTACTGGGGGGAAAGCCAGGCTTACTGAAG GCTGTTCATTTAGAAGAAAGCAACACTGA